Below is a window of Bacillota bacterium DNA.
GCTGACGAGCCCCCTGTCGTTGACCATCTCGGTGTACGACAGCTGCGCCCCATGCCCTCTGGCGATACGCCTGAAGACGCTGTCGGTGACGCCGGCCATCGGCGCCAGCACGACGGGGGGATTGATCTCGACATCGCGAATCCGCATGGGGCTCAATGCACTGTGTGGTCGGTCGGGGCAGGCACGCCCGCCTGCTCCAGCACCGGTTCGGCGACGTAAATCGGGGCGTCAAACCGGAGCGCAAGGGCGATCGCGTCGCTCGGCCGCGCATCGATCTCGTACGTCTGTCCGCCCTTCTCGAGGACGAGCTGGGCGAAGAAGGTCTCGTCGCGGAGGTCGTGGACCATGGCCATGGCCATTCGCGTCTCCAGGGAGTCGAGCACCAATTTCA
It encodes the following:
- a CDS encoding bifunctional nuclease family protein; its protein translation is MVRVTVEKVGLDVETDQAIVLLKDVEGKMVLPIWIGPAEASAIALALQGLKAPRPLTCDLLKLVLDSLETRMAMAMVHDLRDETFFAQLVLEKGGQTYEIDARPSDAIALALRFDAPIYVAEPVLEQAGVPAPTDHTVH